The genomic interval GCGAGCGGGTGCGGGTCGTGGAGATCGGCGGCGCGTGGTCGCGCGAGCTGTGCGGCGGCACGCACGTCGAGCACGCCTCGCAGATCGGGCTGGTGGCGCTGACCGCCGAGTCGTCGGTGGGCGCGGGCATGCGGCGGCTGGAGGCGGCGGTCGGCGTCGAGGGCTTCGGCTACCTGGCGCGCGAGCGCGACCTGGTGGCCCGGCTCGCGGAGCAGCTCCAGGCGCCCCGCGCGCAGCTGACCGACCGGGTGGCCGTGCTGCTCGACCGGCTCAAGGCCGCCGACCAGCGGGCCGAGGAGCTGCGGCAGCGGGCCGCGGCCGGGCGCGCGGCGGAACTCGCCGCCGCCGCGGCCGAGGTCTCCGGCACCCTCGCCGTGACCGCGACCACGGACGGCGACGCCCGCGCCCTGGCGCTGGCCGTACGCGACCGCCTGCCGGACACCCGGCCGGGCGTGGCGGTGATCGGCTCGGACTCCGGCGGCAAGGCCGTGGTGGCCGTCGCGGTCAACAAGGCGGGCCGGGCGGCCGGCCTCTCGGCCGCGGCGCTGGTGAAGTCGCTGCTGAACGGGCGCGGGGGTGGCAACGACGACGTCGCCCAGGGTGGTGGCCTGGCGGTGGACGCCCTGCCGGGGACGCTGGCGCGGCTGCCGGAACTGCTGCCGCGCGGCTGACACCGCTGCGCGGGGCTTTGTCCCCTACCCGCCCCTTCCCGTAACCGGGGCTCCGCCCCGGACCCCGGTCCTCAAGCTCCCCCAGCTACCGCTGGGAGGTGCCCCCAGACGGGCTGAAAATCAGCCCGTCCGGCGCTTGAGGACATTCGGGAAGGGGCGGGGTGGGGAAAAAGCCCCGCGCAGCGGCACACCCACCCGCACCCACCCGCCTACAGACCCGCCCCCGCCCGCCGCGCGATGTTCCGGGCCATCCCCCCGAACACCACCGCGTGAAACGGCGCCACACTCCACCAGTACGCGTGCCCCGCCAGCCCGTGCGGATGGAACAGCGCCCGCTGACGGTACGTGGCACGAGCCGGCCCCTCCGGGGTCACCGTCAGTTCGAGCCAGGCCAGGCCCGGCAGCCGCATCTCGGCGCGCAGCCGCAGCGTCCGCCCGGCCTCCAGCTCCTCGACCCGCCAGAAGTCGAGGGAGTCACCGACCCGCAGCCGGTGCGGGTCACGGCGGCCCCGGCGCAGGCCGACGCCGCCCACGAGGCGGTCCAGCAGGCCGCGGGCCGACCAGGCGAGCGGGAAGGAGTACCACCCGTTCTCGCCCCCGATGCCTTCGACGACGCGCCAGAGCGCCGCGGCCGGGGCGTCGACGGTCACCTCGCGCCGGTCCTCGTAGAGGCTGCCGCCGGACCAGTCGGGGTCGGAGGGCAGCGGGTCGCTGGGCGCGCCGGGCAGGGAGGCGGAGGACCAGCGGGTGGCGACGTCGGCGTCGCGCACCCGCTGGAGGGCCAGGCGGACGGCCTCGTCGAAGCCGACCGGGCCCTCGGGCGGGTCGGGTACGTACCGGGCGATGTCGTGCTCGCGGCACACCGCCTCGTGGCGCAGCGACTCGACGAGCGGGCGGGCGATGCCGCCGGGTACGGGCGTCACCAGGCCGACCCAGAGGCTGGAGAGCCGGGGCGAGAGCACGGGCACGGGAAGGATCACCCGGCGCGGGAGGCGGGCGACGGCCGCGTACCGCTCCATCATCCGTCGGTAGGTGAGGACCTCGGGGCCGCAGATGTCGAAGCCGCGGCTGACGTCGGCGGGCAGCCGGGCGGCGCCCAGCAGGTAGCGCAGCACGTCGCGGACGGCGATGGGCTGCACCCGGGTGCCCACCCACTTCGGGGTGACCATCGCGGGCAGTCGTTCGGTGAGGTACCGCAGCATCTCGAAGGAGGCCGAGCCGGATCCGATGATCACGGCGGCGCGGAGCTGGGCGGTGGGGACGCCGCTGCGGAGCAGGATGCGGCCGACCTCGGCGCGGGAGCGCAGGTGCGGGGAGAGGTCGCGCTCGGCCACCTGCCGGGGCGACGGTCCGCCCAGGTAGACGATGCGGCGGACGCCGGCGTCCTTCGCGGCGCGGCCGACGGCGAGCGCGGCCCGCCGGTCGGTCTCCTCGAAGTCCCGGCCGCTGCCGAGGGCGTGCACGAGGTAGTAGAGGACGTCGACGTCCGCGAAGGCGCGGGGGAGCGTCTCCGGGCGGGTCACGTCGCCCTTGACGGCCTCGACGCGGTCCGCCCACGGCTGGTCGCGCAGCCGCCCCGGGTCGCGGACCAGGCAGCGCACCCGGTAGCCGGTGTCCAGGAGCCGGGGGACGAGCCGTCCGCCGATGTAGCCGGTGGCCCCGGCGACGAGCACCCGCGGCGGGGCTTCTCCACCGGCCCCACCGGCCCCGCCCGCCCCGTCGGCCTTGCCGTCGGCGTCCTCTTCCCGGCCGTGGTCGTGCGCTGTCGCGTCCATGGGTCCACGCTCTCCCGCCGTGGGTACGTCGCGCCAGGCGGGGCTGGCCTTACGGGTGCGGCGCGCCCGGAAACGGCGTGACCGCCCGCCCGGGGATCCCGGGCGGGCGGTCACGGCGGCGTGCGGAGGGACGGTGCCCGGTGCGGCTACCAGCCGGCGGGGGCGTAGTCCTTCAGGAAGCAGCCGTAGAGGTCCTCGCCATGCTCACCGCGGACGATCGGGTCGTAGACGCGGGCCGCGCCGTCGACGAGGTCGAGCGGGGCGTGGAAGCCCTCCTCGGCGAGCCGCACCTTGTCGGGGTGCGGGCGCTCGTCGGTGATCCAGCCCGTGTCGACGGCGGTCATCAGGATGTTGTCGGTCTCGAACATCTCCTGCGCGCTGGTGCGCGTGAGCATGTTGAGCGCGGCCTTGGCCATGTTGGTGTGCGGGTGGCCCGCGCCCTTGTAGCCGCGGCTGAAGACGCCCTCCATGGCGGAGACGTTGACCACGTACTTGCGGCGGGCCGCCGAGGCGGCCATGGCCGGGCGGAGCCGGCTGACCAGCACGAACGGCGCGGTGACGTTGCAGAGCTGGACCTCGAGCAGCTCGACGGGGTCGACCTCGCCGACCTTCTGGATCCAGGTGTTCGTGGGGTCCAGGTCGGGCACGAGGCCGCCGGCGTCGATCGCGGTGCCGGCCTCGACGCGGGCCAGCGAGGCGGAGCCGCTGGTCAGGGCGAGCTCGGTGAGCGCCTGCGGGGTCAGCTCGTCGTGCCGGCTGCCCGCGGGGGCGGGCAGGGCGGCCTGCGCGCCGCTGCCGAAGGCGCCGAAGACCACGGAGGCGGGCAGCTCGCCGGCGGGCAGCGGGGCGGCCTCGGCGGCGACCAGCTCGCGGTAGGCGGCCGGGCTGCGGCGGACGGTCTGGGCCGCGTTGTTGATCAGGATGTCGAGCGGGCCCTCGGCGGCGACGGAGTCGGCCAGGGCGACGACCTGGGCGGGGTCCCGCAGGTCGATGCCGACGATCTTCAGCCGGTGCAGCCACTCCGCGCTGTCGGGCATGGCCTTGAAGCGGCGGATCGCGTCGTTGGGGAACCGCGTGGTGACGGTGGTGTGGGCACCGTCGCGCAGCAGCCGCAGCGCTATGTACATGCCGATCTTGGCGCGGCCGCCGGTGAGCAGGGCGCGCTTGCCGGACAGGTCCGCGCGGGCGTCCCGGCGGGCACGGTTCTCCGTGGCGCAGGGCTGGCACAGCTGGTGGTAGAACGCGTCGACCTCGGTGTACCGGGTCTTGCAGATGTAGCAGGAGCGGGGGCGCTCCAGGATGCCGACGATCTGGGCGGTGGCCGTGGCGGCGAGCGGGATGCCCCGGGTCTCGTCGTCGATGCGGTCGGCGGCGCCGGTGGCGGTGGCCTCGGTGACGGCCTTGTCGTTGGCGGTCTTGGCGGCCCGGCGCTCCTGGCGGCGGCGCTGCTTCACCATGCGGTAGATGCCGGCCGTGGCGCGCCGGATCTCGATCGCCTGCGGGTGGTCGACCGGCAGCTCGTCGAGCTCCTCCAGCACACTCAGGCAGATCGCCATCCGCTCGGGATCGATGCCTGCCCCGAGGGCTGCACCGTCGCGGCTTTCTTCAGTGACCGTCATCGGCGGTGTCATTTCCCAGTTCGTCTGATCTATCAAAGCTTCGAAGAACTGTACTTGACCTCCTCACCTGTGTGCACATGAGCGATCTCTCCCGGTGTCCTCGGTCACGGCCGGGAACACCGCGGGCACCGCTCCCGACCCGCCTTTTCCCTCACGGATCGTGACGGGCGGCGCACACCAGGGCGTCGCGGCGGGTCCCGGGCGTGTGTGCCGCGTTCGTACGCCCGCTGCCCTCCATTCCCCCCGCAGGGGGCCCGGGGGTTACGCTCCGACACCCGGTCGGCCCAACGATTCCCCTCAACTCCCCGTGCATTCCATATGACTTATTGGGCTTACCGGGTTAATTATGGCCCTCTGCGCCCGAATTGAGCGAATCTCTCTGGGTTCTCTGGCAACAATTGCCGCTCACCACCCATGAGAAAGGTTTAGCCATGTCGCGTATCGCCAAGGCTGCTGCCCTGACCGTCGCCGCCGGTTTCGCCGTGACCGGCGCCGCGGCGGGAGTCGCCTCCGCCGCTTCCGGAGCGCAGGGTGCGGCCGTGGGCTCCCCCGGCGTCATCTCGGGCAACGTCATTCAGGTCCCGATCCAGATCCCGGTGAACCTCTGCGGCAACACCATCGACATCGTGGGCCTGCTGAACCCGACCTTCGGCAACACCTGCGCCAACATCGACGGCCACCACGACGGCCACCACGACGGCCACAAGGGCCACGGCGGCTATGGCGGCCACGGCGGCTACGGCGGCCACGGTCACGGTGGCTACGACCACGACAAGTGGTAAGCCCGTAAGCCCCGCCGGGTGCGGCCCAGCCGCACCCGCGCGGTGCGCGTGGGGAGGGTCACAGTCAGCCGCCGGAGTCCTCGCCCGCGCGGTCGTGGCGCCCATCATGGCCATGATGGGCGCCACCGCCATGTCCGGGCCCGGTGTCGTGGGCCGCCCCGTCCCATGTGCGCTCCTCGGGGTCCCGGCCCGCGGGGTCGGACCGCTGGGCGCCGGGGAGGTCGGGGACGTCGACGAGCGGCGGCAGATCGGGGGTGAGGCGGGTGTGACTCGACGTCATGGTGATGCACCTGCCTGTCGTGACGGAACGGGGACGCGGGACGGAGGGGGAATCGGGCGCGCGGCGGCATGAAGGAACTCTCCCGCCGGGGCCCGGCGCTCAGGAGGGGGCGGGACTGCCGCCCGGCGGCGCGGCCGCGCCCAGCAGCTCCTGGCGGAGCCGGGCGCACGTACGGCTGAGGATGCGGGAGATCTGCATCTGCGAGACGCCCAGCCGGGCGCCGATCTGCTTCTGGGTGAGATTGCCGAAGAACCGCCAG from Streptomyces albireticuli carries:
- a CDS encoding chaplin: MSRIAKAAALTVAAGFAVTGAAAGVASAASGAQGAAVGSPGVISGNVIQVPIQIPVNLCGNTIDIVGLLNPTFGNTCANIDGHHDGHHDGHKGHGGYGGHGGYGGHGHGGYDHDKW
- a CDS encoding SDR family oxidoreductase; this translates as MDATAHDHGREEDADGKADGAGGAGGAGGEAPPRVLVAGATGYIGGRLVPRLLDTGYRVRCLVRDPGRLRDQPWADRVEAVKGDVTRPETLPRAFADVDVLYYLVHALGSGRDFEETDRRAALAVGRAAKDAGVRRIVYLGGPSPRQVAERDLSPHLRSRAEVGRILLRSGVPTAQLRAAVIIGSGSASFEMLRYLTERLPAMVTPKWVGTRVQPIAVRDVLRYLLGAARLPADVSRGFDICGPEVLTYRRMMERYAAVARLPRRVILPVPVLSPRLSSLWVGLVTPVPGGIARPLVESLRHEAVCREHDIARYVPDPPEGPVGFDEAVRLALQRVRDADVATRWSSASLPGAPSDPLPSDPDWSGGSLYEDRREVTVDAPAAALWRVVEGIGGENGWYSFPLAWSARGLLDRLVGGVGLRRGRRDPHRLRVGDSLDFWRVEELEAGRTLRLRAEMRLPGLAWLELTVTPEGPARATYRQRALFHPHGLAGHAYWWSVAPFHAVVFGGMARNIARRAGAGL
- a CDS encoding SDR family NAD(P)-dependent oxidoreductase translates to MTVTEESRDGAALGAGIDPERMAICLSVLEELDELPVDHPQAIEIRRATAGIYRMVKQRRRQERRAAKTANDKAVTEATATGAADRIDDETRGIPLAATATAQIVGILERPRSCYICKTRYTEVDAFYHQLCQPCATENRARRDARADLSGKRALLTGGRAKIGMYIALRLLRDGAHTTVTTRFPNDAIRRFKAMPDSAEWLHRLKIVGIDLRDPAQVVALADSVAAEGPLDILINNAAQTVRRSPAAYRELVAAEAAPLPAGELPASVVFGAFGSGAQAALPAPAGSRHDELTPQALTELALTSGSASLARVEAGTAIDAGGLVPDLDPTNTWIQKVGEVDPVELLEVQLCNVTAPFVLVSRLRPAMAASAARRKYVVNVSAMEGVFSRGYKGAGHPHTNMAKAALNMLTRTSAQEMFETDNILMTAVDTGWITDERPHPDKVRLAEEGFHAPLDLVDGAARVYDPIVRGEHGEDLYGCFLKDYAPAGW